The window TTATGCAAAGTCCCAGACCGAGAGCCATAACCGGTTCGTTTTTCTCCTGGTGAATATCCTGGTCAGCATTGCCAAGGCAGATGGTCATTTCACCAAGTCCGAGTTGCGGACCATGCTCAACTTTTTCCAGCACAACCTTCATTATAATCAGGACCAGATGTACTGGGTCAAGCAGCTGATTAAGGATGCCCGTGATGAAGATCAGGACCTTGATGCCCTGCTCACCGAGTTTCGCAACAGCTTTGCCTATGAGCCACGCCTGATTCTGTTAGAGCTGATCTACCAGATCGTGTTCACAAAAAAACCGGTGAACGAAGGAGAACTGAACCTAGCCCGCAAGATTGGTCAATTCCTCGGGATTGCCGAGTATGAACGCCAGAGTATGGAGAGTAAATATCGATACGGGTACAGTTACCAACAACAGCGGAGGTCTGCTGGTGCCGGTCCGAGCAATGGCTATGCAGAGCAGCAGTATTATGCCGTTCTCGGAGTAGAGCAGG is drawn from Candidatus Electrothrix aestuarii and contains these coding sequences:
- a CDS encoding DnaJ domain-containing protein; translated protein: MQRQYSYNSNQPGCGGCLLIFVLLLLATGGWQAVGNFVSILIYSGLFGGLVLFAAFFGFTRYIQSRAAAYAKSQTESHNRFVFLLVNILVSIAKADGHFTKSELRTMLNFFQHNLHYNQDQMYWVKQLIKDARDEDQDLDALLTEFRNSFAYEPRLILLELIYQIVFTKKPVNEGELNLARKIGQFLGIAEYERQSMESKYRYGYSYQQQRRSAGAGPSNGYAEQQYYAVLGVEQGADFATIKKAYRKLSMQYHPDKVAHLGDEFKGVAEEKMKEINAAYDHFRKKFGE